From the genome of Fusarium keratoplasticum isolate Fu6.1 chromosome 11, whole genome shotgun sequence, one region includes:
- a CDS encoding HTH-Tnp-Tc3-2 domain-containing protein, translating to MAPNTDIATRALVVALKAPCSSKTTAQVASITGLSTRQVNRIYARAIERGFDPNLVPLTLRDEYLEDAPRSGRPSKQTIETKDLIIAKVSRDRFGREKSAADIAGELSLQGINISQSTVRSILKASGYRKTKPTRKPGLTKKMKKERLDWCIAHRDWTIEDWKNVIWSDETSIILLHRRGGYRVWRKADERFLRSCIRERWKGASEFMFWAAFSYDKKGPCHCWAPETAKEKKEAAEAVEKMNEELEPLMRSEWEISNGMRRLHLRQLPGPKPQWKWDKGHGKLTRSSKGGIDWYRYQTSILIPKLLPFAKECAKERPGTIVQEDKAPAHSHHIQQRIYDLFEVQRMLWCGNSPDLNAIEPAWPYLKRATTKKGAPKSRQEAIRAWEKAWAELPQEKIQAWIERIPSHIRKIIELEGGNEYKEGRDIPHSNWL from the coding sequence ATGGCCCCAAACACAGATATTGCAACCCGTGCCTTAGTTGTGGCCCTTAAGGCACCTTGTAGCAGTAAGACTACTGCTCAGGTAGCTAGTATCACAGGGCTTTCAACCCGTCAGGTCAACCGTATCTATGCACGCGCAATCGAACGAGGATTTGACCCAAATCTCGTACCGCTGACCTTACGAGATGAATACCTTGAAGATGCACCTCGATCTGGCCGGCCTTCGAAGCAGACGATAGAGACGAAAGACCTGATTATCGCCAAGGTTAGCCGGGACCGCTTTGGAAGGGAGAAATCAGCTGCTGATATTGCGGGTGAGCTTAGCTTGCAAGGCATCAATATCTCCCAGTCAACAGTCAGATCAATCCTCAAGGCGTCAGGCTACCGCAAGACCaagccgacgaggaagcctggattgacgaagaagatgaagaaagaGCGGCTTGACTGGTGTATAGCCCATCGCGACTGGACTATAGAGGATTGGAAGAATGTCATCTGGTCAGATGAAACGTCAATCATCTTACTACACCGCCGCGGGGGCTATCGCGTGTGGAGGAAAGCCGACGAACGCTTCCTCCGCAGCTGTATTCGCGAGAGGTGGAAGGGCGCCAGCGAGTTCATGTTCTGGGCCGCCTTTTCGTACGATAAGAAGGGACCTTGTCATTGCTGGGCACCAGAGACTgcgaaagagaagaaggaagccgccgaggcggtggagaagatgaatgaggagcttgagccgCTGATGAGAAGTGAGTGGGAGATTTCGAATGGGATGAGGAGGCTTCACTTGCGGCAGCTGCCCGGGCCAAAGCCACAATGGAAGTGGGATAAGGGGCACGGCAAGCTGACGAGAAGCTCGAAAGGAGGCATCGATTGGTACCGCTATCAGACCTCGATCTTGATCCCGAAGCTGCTTCCTTTTGCGAAGGAATGTGCCAAAGAGAGGCCCGGCACGATCGTACAGGAAGATAAGGCGCCGGCACATAGTCATCATATTCAACAGCGCATTTATGACCTCTTTGAGGTTCAAAGGATGCTTTGGTGCGGCAACTCGCCTGACCTCAACGCGATTGAGCCTGCCTGGCCGTATTTGAAGAGGGCAACTACGAAGAAAGGCGCTCCGAAGAGCCGGCAGGAAGCTATTCGAGCTTGGGAGAAGGCTTGGGCTGAGCTGCCGCAAGAGAAGATCCAAGCCTGGATAGAGAGAATCCCCTCACATATCAGAAAAATCAttgagcttgaaggaggAAATGAGTATAAAGAAGGCAGAGATATTCCTCATAGTAATTGGCTGTGA
- a CDS encoding Amidase, with protein MTTKRTILLTGCSDGSLGSALAIALHKRDWRVFASARNLSKLTAVKNAGIECIQLDVGSEESIAAAVEHVKQLTGGSLDGLVNNAGTGYSMPIIHIDIDKAHDLFELNVFSIIRVTRAFLPLLLKSDRNPIIANNTSGSSLLGCALPFQGAYGASKAAATSITESLRIELDPFGIRVINLLTGGVKSTFHDNSPHPVLPADSIYNLAKEDIEATMSGKEKGIVKPDATAWANQVAGDLSQRKPPYLVSRGGKAGTARLATLLPIGLTDSTMKKMAGIDVLEKKIQEKGGLEKIKQS; from the coding sequence ATGACGACAAAACGAACAATTCTCTTGACGGGCTGCTCTGATGGCAGTCTCGGTTCTGCCCTCGCCATCGCCCTTCATAAACGCGACTGGCGCGTCTTTGCCTCTGCGCGCAACCTTTCAAAATTGACGGCCGTGAAGAATGCAGGAATTGAATGCATTCAACTCGACGTTGGTTCCGAAGAGTCAATTGCTGCTGCCGTCGAACACGTCAAGCAATTGACTGGCGGCTCTCTGGATGGACTCGTCAACAACGCCGGCACTGGCTACAGCATGCCCATTATTCACATCGATATCGACAAGGCTCACGACTTGTTCGAGCTCAACGTCTTTTCCATCATTCGTGTCACTCGGGCGTTTCTACCCCTGCTGCTCAAGTCGGACCGGAAtcccatcatcgccaacaacacctcAGGATCAAGTCTTCTCGGCTGTGCGTTGCCTTTCCAGGGAGCCTACGGTGCTTCCAAAGCTGCAGCAACCAGCATAACTGAGAGTCTGCGCATTGAACTCGACCCTTTTGGCATTCGTGTCATCAATCTCTTGACTGGTGGCGTCAAGTCAACCTTTCACGATAATTCGCCCCATCCTGTGCTTCCCGCAGACTCGATCTATAACCTTGCCAAGGAAGATATCGAGGCCACAATGTCCGGAAAGGAGAAAGGCATCGTCAAACCTGATGCGACGGCGTGGGCGAATCAGGTTGCTGGAGACCTTAGCCAGCGCAAACCACCGTACCTGGTGTCGAGGGGAGGAAAAGCCGGCACAGCTCGACTCGCCACTTTGCTTCCTATTGGCTTGACTGATAGTaccatgaagaagatggcgggTATAGACGTGCTTGAAAAGAAGATTCAAGAGAAGGGTGGGTTGGAAAAGATTAAGCAGTCTTGA
- a CDS encoding Amidase translates to MAAYEATVASARAKRDESLAKVDPKLEGIPDELPLNSQGLPKAVLTEREIEITENYSVTELLSLLRERKIKVEEVTRAFLRRAALAQAATNCLVELMWDEAIARAQHLDSLPEPRGMLFGLPISTKEHHGMVGENVTTNASFVAWIGKPHGSNLLYDTLYDEGCVFYARTTQPQTIMHLETISVIYGRTVNPYNRDLTSGGSSGGESALLGIRGSILGVGGDIGGSIRCPAAHVGVYGFKPTLKRISVMGGRAPMAGKETIASTPGPMTVDREALELFMKASLASKPWKIDPSLTVKEWTPYTFTRPLKVAVMWWDGVVQPHPPMTRALTEVAEACRKAGMEVVDWDAVPLFHDKAWDIISELYWPDGGEEALKTMEASGEPVLPLTKFIIQEQPKVKNHTQHELWKLCTEREDYRAAYARAWTNTGKDGQEVDVILCPPSFGAATPHDQSRYWGYTAQWNLLDYPAAVFPVTTVDPTKDIKNTSYVPKNDQDKFVYDMYSPEKYKDAPVSLQIVGRRQYDEKVLAALKEIEHAMGRN, encoded by the exons ATGGCAGCCTACGAAGCGACAGTTGCGTCGGCGAGGGCCAAGCGTGATGAGTCCCTCGCCAAGGTTGACCCCAAATTGGAGGGGATCCCAGACGAGCTGCCCCTCAACTCCCAGGGTCTACCCAAGGCCGTCTTGACCGAACGTGAGATTGAGATCACGGAAAACTACTCCGTCACAGAGTTGCTCTCTCTTTTGCGAGAGCGAAAGATCAAGGTGGAAGAAGTCACGAGGGCCTTTTTGCGAAGGGCCGCGTTGGCCCAGGCTGCT ACTAACTGTCTTGTGGAACTCATGTGGGACGAGGCAATTGCCCGTGCTCAGCACCTCGATTCTCTACCCGAGCCGAGAGGAATGCTCTTTGGCCTCCCAATCTCTACCAAGGAACACCACGGCATGGTGGGCGAGAATGTCACCACCAATGCATCATTTGTAGCCTGGATTGGCAAGCCCCATGGGTCTAACCTGCTCTATGACACTCTTTACGATGAAGGCTGTGTCTTTTATGCGCGAACCACTCAACCGCAGACGATTATGCACCTTGAGACCATCAGTGTTATCTATGGGCGAACCGTCAACCCCTATAACCGCGACCTGACTTCTGGAGGAAGCAGTGGTGGTGAATCCGCTCTTTTGGGTATCCGTGGAAGTATCTTG ggtgttggtggtgataTTGGCGGTAGCATCCGCTGTCCTGCAGCCCATGTTGGTGTTTACGGTTTCAA GCCGACTCTCAAGCGCATCTCAGTCATGGGTGGACGAGCACCCATGGCTGGCAAGGAGACCATCGCCTCAACCCCAGGCCCCATGACAGTCGACCGTGAAGCTCTTGAGCTGTTCATGAAGGCTTCCCTGGCATCCAAGCCTTGGAAGATTGACCCTTCTCTGACGGTCAAGGAATGGACCCCATACACCTTTACGAGGCCTCTCAAGGTCGCCGTTATGTGGTGGGATGGTGTTGTGCAGCCTCATCCCCCCATGACCCGGGCATTGACCGAGGTCGCAGAGGCATGTCGAAAGGCGGGCATGGAAGTTGTGGATTGGGATGCCGTGCCTCTTTTCCATGACAAGGCCTGGGATATCATCTCTGAGTTGTACTGGCCTGACGGTGGTGAGGAGGCTCTCAAGACTATGGAGGCTAGTGGAGAGCCTGTTCTGCCTTTGACAAAGTTCATCATCCAAGAGCAGCCCAAGGTTAAGAACCATACTCAACATGAGCTTTGGAAG CTTTGCACTGAGCGAGAGGACTACCGCGCTGCATACGCCCGCGCCTGGACAAACACAGGCAAAGACGGACAAGAAGTCGATGTTATCCTCTGCCCTCCCTCATTCGGAGCCGCTACACCCCACGACCAGTCACGCTACTGGGGATACACGGCTCAATGGAACCTCCTCGATTACCCAGCAGCAGTCTTCCCAGTTACGACTGTCGATCCTACCAAGGATATCAAGAACACCAGCTACGTGCCCAAGAACGACCAAGACAAGTTTGTGTACGACATGTATAGCCCGGAGAAGTACAAGGATGCTCCTGTCAGTTTGCAAATTGTCGGCCGACGACAGTATGACGAGAAGGTTCTTGCTGCGCTGAAGGAGATTGAACACGCTATGGGTAGAAACTAG
- a CDS encoding N-acetyltransferase domain-containing protein — translation MTIYVTDLTEADIPGAVKAVQQAFAGDPYNVWVYDHTKFNPERNSVSLGIRMRWGMRNGIFHVAKEEGSEKVLGVAMWLRPQPADQPPTWNDWLESWRLYFGQIWMNLYYGRGGLNVKRYYIWKDAQAKAQSELWADPRGYYFLNIMVVLPEAQGKGVGAQMMKAVTDQADAENMKCYLESSRDVPNVAIYGRWGFKFQKDMICDDDGDAIKLFTMIREPNAEPGNGR, via the exons ATGACAATATACGTCACCGATCTTACCGAAGCGGATATTCCTGGCGCAGTTAAAGCCGTGCA ACAGGCTTTTGCGGGAGATCCATACAATGTATGGGTATATGACCACACCAAG TTTAACCCCGAGCGGAATTCTGTGTCTCTAGGGATCAGGATGCGGTGGGGCATGCGAAATGGAATATTCCATGTTGCAAAGGAAGAGGGTAGTGAAAAAGTACTTGGTGTAGCCATGTGGCTACGTCCCCAACCGGCAGACCAACCTCCCACGTGGAATGACTGGCTGGAGAGCTGGCGACTCTACTTTGGTCAAATTTGGATGAATCTTTACTATGGCAGGGGAGGTCTCAATGTCAAA CGATATTACATCTGGAAAGATGCCCAAGCCAAGGCTCAATCAGAGCTCTGGGCAGACCCCCGAGGATACTACTTCCTCAACATTATGGTAGTGCTTCCAGAGGCACAAGGGAAGGGTGTTGGCGCTCAGATGATGAAGGCTGTTACGGATCAAGCCGATGCTGAGAATATGAAGTGTTATCTAGAGTCGAGCCGTGATGTCCCTAACGTGGCTATCTACGGACGATGGGGATTCAAGTTTCAGAAGGATATGATttgtgatgatgatggagatgcgATTAAGCTGTTTACAATGATTAGGGAGCCAAATGCAGAGCCTGGGAATGGGAGGTAG
- a CDS encoding NACHT domain-containing protein yields the protein MEGLGVAANVIAVVDLSVKVIAWLSEYAQDVKNSKPERARLLQAATQLNSVSQHVQQLLQSPRGAKLHASRKLAQAMGDGKAQLFWLEGLLSNRGRFSSLMWSFQKKKVEEAILELERCTGIVHNVLQVDVADVILKMDDKAENDRRRVEVDRRRMEVDRRRMEVDRQRIAIDRLPFADGASFDSRAEQHNPTCLQNTRVELLNHINNWIHDPNGKTIFWLNGMAGTGKSTISRTIARSLASHGLLGANFFFKRGETDRGNLAKLFTTIARQLALSQPALGPKIKERFDSDPTIVGKAAQVQFKTLILDAFSACAHLFRDGTPLVIVIDALDECERDEDIKLIINLFSQTRDVQRPRLRVFVTSRPELPVRLGFSAVEGRWQDCILHEIPRRVVERDISLFLQYQLSEIRTGWNSSVTKNRQLPPNWPKPTEIQSLTESAVPLFIFAATICRFINDRKHGSPARQLEKVLQHQNRRGASKMHIIYSPVLSQQLADASTDERQHIIGEFRRVVGAIVTLASPLSTITLSRLIDVPQSTIDDRLDMLHSVLSIPKSPNAPVRTLHLSFRDYLVDTATRAQNPFWIDEKAVSRNLARRCFGLMRDHLKPDICTVQNPGTRRSDMDRKLIDERLPGVVQYACLHWVYHQELAGLEEEDIMLVYSFLTHHFLVWIEALTLIDRAWQVSQLITNLQTALSQSQSQSQNAQRLSEFLADAMRFLVSNATGINLAPLQVYSSALVFAPKNSPIRQAFRSQIPPWITLVPLVEPDWDTCLRVLEGHQAPVNAVAFSLDSSILVSASLDRAVRVWNWDTGECIYELKGTRAPICATALSPDAEVVAAAAINGIIRIWSLATGACVHELMADNGEISSMAFSADSRFLSAVSSDMAIYSWSRDTGACVQELMPPGGMVREAILSPDLKTIVSYGNGIPTKLWNSGTGQTSFTLDRYERALISPDSSMVLAYFYFDIYGRGGYSWSSKSMHVWGRNSGALLCELTDDAGEGPGTVEVATFSPDSETIATGSVKKVQIWSSATGRCLSSFENLPSDVKRLVFSPDSKFLALALLNSTIQIWSLSENACVNILQGHSGLINSILFSPDGAVLASFSMDQTIRIWDWKRSVDEPHHAFGTIHQIKFSPDNTMIGTVSVDDMLRIWNTNTGECLHELSTMEYDKTKLSIVFSDDSNLVGLGQSAKTSSIWNTRTGDCEWQFEDALGSIRLAISPDSRSIVTGLNGYGEIRVWNRRSMNFEVQDVFPTTGYEILHLALSPCSKFMAASIRPTHYLDSAAGKFHLWNLQTKKLIVDQNSTSGPRELNFGNVWFSADGALVATDLEGSLCIWRLPEGRFISKLEEGTNSTLAKVPFAAFSDKGPYVATTTSYAATLDSRVPVPWAEVWNWKTEERLFKVMDLTHAIHQLSFLPGERGLLTSVGECPLPSDVRGLIPTRSHQVIHFRQELRVDVKTCWVKWLDHDILKLPTDCRDCQYSVLGYTLAIGCKAGRVIIIRFDRRMLERLRILTQTE from the exons ATGGAAGGTCTTGGTGTCGCCGCAAACgtcatcgccgtcgtcgaTCTCTCCGTCAAGGTCATCGCATGGCTGTCCGAGTACGCGCAGGATGTCAAGAACTCCAAGCCTGAGCGAGCGAGGCTGCTGCAGGCCGCCACTCAGCTGAACTCGGTTTCACAACATGTCCAACAATTACTGCAGAGCCCTCGCGGGGCGAAACTGCACGCCTCGAGGAAGCTCGCCCAGGCGATGGGCGATGGCAAGGCTCAGCTCTTCTGGCTGGAGGGGTTGCTGTCGAACCGTGGGCGATTCAGCAGCCTGATGTGGTCTTTCCAGAAGAAAAAGGTCGAGGAAGCGATCCTGGAACTGGAGCGATGCACGGGGATCGTTCATAATGTCCTCCAGGTGGATGTCGC TGACGTGATCCTCAAAATGGACGACAAAGCCGAAAATGACCGACGACGAGTAGAAGTTGATCGAAGGAGAATGGAGGTTGATCGAAGGAGAATGGAGGTTGACCGACAGAGAATAGCAATCGACCGACTCCCCTTCGCCGACGGTGCCTCTTTCGACTCTAGAGCCGAACAACATAACCCGACATGCCTACAAAACACTCGAGTCGAACTTCTCAATCACATCAACAATTGGATCCACGATCCCAATGGCAAAACAATATTTTGGCTCAATGGCATGGCGGGGACGGGAAAGTCCACCATATCTCGAACAATCGCCCGTTCACTTGCCAGTCACGGTCTGCTTGGAGCCAACTTTTTCTTCAAGAGGGGTGAGACAGATCGAGGcaacttggccaagcttTTCACCACGATAGCACGCCAATTGGCCCTTAGTCAACCCGCACTGGGCccaaagatcaaggagagaTTCGATTCCGATCCTACCATTGTTGGGAAGGCCGCGCAAGTACAGTTCAAGACCCTCATTCTTGACGCCTTCTCTGCTTGCGCCCACCTCTTCAGAGATGGAACACCACTGGTCATTGTCATTGATGCCCTGGACGAATGCGAACGAGACGAAgacatcaagctcatcattAACCTCTTTTCTCAAACCCGAGATGTCCAACGCCCACGACTCCGAGTCTTTGTCACTAGTCGACCAGAGTTGCCAGTGCGACTTGGCTTTAGCGCTGTCGAAGGCAGGTGGCAAGACTGTATCCTCCACGAGATCCCTCGTCGCGTCGTCGAGCGCGACATTTCTCTTTTCCTTCAGTACCAACTCAGCGAGATTCGGACAGGCTGGAATTCCTCCGTCACCAAAAACCGCCAACTGCCTCCAAATTGGCCCAAGCCTACCGAGATCCAATCACTGACCGAAAGCGCCGTCCCTCTCTTCATTTTTGCAGCAACCATCTGCCGTTTCATCAACGATCGGAAACATGGTAGTCCCGCACGACAGCTGGAAAAAGTGTTGCAACACCAGAACAGGAGAGGCGCTTCCAAGATGCACATCATCTACTCACCCGTTCTGAGCCAACAACTGGCCGATGCATCCACCGATGAGAGGCAACACATAATTGGAGAATTTCGACGAGTGGTGGGTGCTATCGTCACCCTCGCCAGTCCTCTTTCTACCATCACGTTATCACGACTCATCGACGTCCCACAGAGCACAATCGACGACAGGCTCGACATGCTTCACTCTGTTCTCAGCATTCCAAAATCCCCAAATGCACCAGTCAGGACACTGCATTTGTCCTTCAGGGATTACCTCGTCGATACGGCGACTCGTGCGCAAAATCCATTCTGGATTGATGAAAAGGCTGTCTCAAGGAACTTGGCCAGACGCTGCTTCGGATTGATGCGAGATCACCTCAAGCCTGACATCTGCACAGTTCAAAATCCCGGAACTCGTCGCTCCGACATGGATCGTAAACTGATCGATGAGCGTTTGCCGGGTGTGGTGCAGTACGCATGCCTGCATTGGGTGTACCATCAGGAGTTGGctggcctcgaggaggaggatatcATGCTTGTCTATAGCTTCTTGACCCACCATTTCCTTGTCTGGATCGAGGCTTTGACACTGATTGACCGTGCGTGGCAAGTTTCGCAGCTGATCACCAATTTGCAGACAGCCCTG TCTCAGTCACAGTCGCAATCCCAGAACGCTCAGCGGCTGTCCGAGTTCCTTGCTGACGCCATGCGTTTCCTGGTTTCCAACGCGACTGGCATCAATCTCGCTCCGCTGCAGGTGTATTCCTCTGCACTGGTCTTTGCACCAAAGAATAGCCCCATCAGACAAGCCTTCAGGAGTCAGATTCCCCCGTGGATTACTCTGGTACCATTAGTGGAGCCCGACTGGGATACCTGTTTGAGGGTTCTGGAAGGCCACCAAGCTCCAGTTAACGCCGTGGCCTTTTCACTGGATTCCTCAATCCTTGTCTCAGCTTCTTTGGATCGAGCTGTCCGAGTCTGGAACTGGGACACAGGAGAATGCATCTACGAACTCAAAGGCACCCGTGCTCCCATTTGTGCCACGGCTCTATCGCCAGATGCAGAAGTTGTAGCGGCTGCTGCTATCAATGGAATCATCCGCATCTGGAGTCTGGCAACAGGGGCTTGCGTGCACGAGTTGATGGCGGATAACGGCGAGATCTCCTCAATGGCCTTTTCAGCCGACTCTAGGTTCTTATCAGCCGTGTCAAGTGACATGGCAATATACTCCTGGAGCCGGGATACGGGAGCATGCGTGCAGGAACTCATGCCACCGGGCGGCATGGTCCGTGAAGCTATCTTGTCGCCTGATCTCAAGACTATTGTCTCGTACGGCAACGGCATACCAACCAAGCTCTGGAATTCCGGCACAGGTCAGACCTCGTTCACTCTAGACCGGTATGAAAGGGCCTTAATCTCGCCTGATTCAAGTATGGTGCTAGCATACTTCTATTTCGATATCTATGGCCGAGGCGGTTACTCCTGGAGCTCCAAGTCCATGCATGTTTGGGGTCGAAACAGCGGTGCACTTCTCTGCGAGCTGACAGATGACGCCGGAGAAGGCCCAGGGACCGTTGAAGTCGCTACCTTCTCTCCCGATTCGGAAACGATAGCCACGGGTTCAGTCAAGAAAGTCCAGATCTGGAGCTCCGCAACTGGCAGATGCTTGTCCTCTTTTGAAAACCTCCCGTCGGATGTCAAAAGACTGGTCTTCTCGCCTGACTCGAAATttttggccttggccttACTCAACTCGACCATTCAGATTTGGAGCCTGTCTGAGAATGCTTGTGTCAATATCCTCCAAGGCCACTCGGGTCTCATAAACTCGATACTCTTCTCCCCTGACGGCGCGGTTCTCgcatccttctccatggACCAGACCATTCGGATTTGGGATTGGAAGCGAAGTGTTGATGAGCCACACCACGCATTCGGAACGATACATCAAATCAAGTTCTCTCCTGACAACACCATGATAGGAACAGTGTCAGTTGATGACATGCTTCGAATATGGAACACCAACACAGGAGAATGTCTACACGAGCTTTCAACCATGGAGTACGATAAAACCAAGCTTTCAATCGTCTTCTCTGATGACTCAAACCTCGTGGGGCTTGGGCAGTCTGCTAAAACGTCCAGTATCTGGAATACAAGAACCGGGGACTGTGAATGGCAGTTTGAGGATGCGCTGGGGTCCATTCGTCTTGCCATCTCTCCAGACTCGCGAAGCATCGTCACGGGCTTGAATGGGTATGGCGAGATCCGTGTCTGGAACCGCAGGAGCATGAATTTTGAGGTTCAGGACGTCTTTCCGACCACGGGATATGAGATTCTGCACCTGGCCTTGTCCCCTTGCTCCAAATTTATGGCAGCAAGCATTCGCCCAACGCACTACCTCGACAGCGCGGCAGGGAAATTCCACCTCTGGAACCTAcagaccaagaagctcatcgtcGACCAAAATAGCACCTCGGGGCCTCGTGAGCTCAACTTTGGAAATGTGTGGTTCTCGGCCGATGGCGCTTTGGTGGCAACAGATTTGGAAGGCAGCCTGTGTATATGGAGGTTGCCAGAAGGACGGTTCATCTCGAAGCTTGAAGAAGGGACCAACTCGACCTTGGCAAAGGTGCCCTTCGCAGCATTCTCGGACAAGGGACCATACGTGGCGACTACTACGTCATATGCGGCTACTCTGGACAGCCGCGTCCCTGTGCCGTGGGCCGAGGTTTGGAACTGGAAGACCGAGGAGCGTCTATTCAAGGTTATGGATCTTACTCATGCGATTCATCAGCTCTCGTTCCTCCCCGGAGAGAGAGGTCTTCTCACAAGTGTCGGAGAGTGTCCCCTCCCATCGGATGTGCGTGGCCTGATACCCACCCGGTCTCATCAAGTCATTCACTTCCGTCAAGAACTTAGAGTCGATGTCAAGACATGCTGGGTCAAGTGGCTAGACCACGACATACTAAAATTGCCGACCGACTGCCGAGACTGTCAATACTCGGTGTTGGGGTACACTCTTGCCATCGGGTGCAAAGCCGGCAGGGTCATCATCATTAGGTTTGATAGGAGGATGCTTGAGAGGTTGCGGATTTTGACACAGACTGAGTAG
- a CDS encoding Monooxygenase — MTQSSGNTVDFDVVIVGAGISGINTAYHVQTRAPKGTSYAIFEGRDVIGGTWDLFRYPGIRTDSDVHTFGFSWHTWAGEKPLAAGQQILNYMQQAATSHGIDKNIRFRHKVLSADWDSKLLSWSIKVLADGQPQTFRASFIILGTGYYDYDEPLAAEISGIERFKGPVIHPQFWPEAFDYSDKRVVIIGSGATAITLVPAMSEEADHVTMLQRSPSYVYSLPTRDLVGTIIRKILPHPIARRINRLRWVFLSNFLYSFCTWFPKVAKFLLTKAARKQLPSSVSWHPHFNPRYDPWQQRLCFCPDGDFYSSLRSGKADVVTGIIKDITANAIELQSGEILHPDIIVTATGLNLKFGGGVKLSVDQQEVDPTQRFMWKGSLLQDVPNMVFILGYFNASFTLGADVTAELLVRLLCTIHKKGARAIVPRIQDLESTKEQSVTGLTSTYVTAGASHLPKGGQGMWAPKSSYFPDMLKAKWGSITKDLEFLYDESN, encoded by the coding sequence ATGACACAATCGAGCGGCAACACCGTAGACTTTGACGTTGTCATAGTCGGCGCCGGCATCTCTGGGATCAACACTGCTTATCATGTCCAGACAAGGGCACCGAAAGGGACCTCCTATGCGATTTTCGAGGGCCGAGATGTTATCGGCGGTACCTGGGACCTGTTTCGCTATCCAGGTATTCGGACGGATTCCGATGTCCACACTTTTGGCTTCTCCTGGCACACTTGGGCCGGAGAAAAGCCTCTTGCAGCGGGACAACAGATTCTCAACTATATGCAACAAGCAGCTACAAGTCACGGCATCGATAAGAACATTCGCTTCCGCCATAAAGTCCTCTCGGCGGACTGGGACTCAAAGCTCTTGTCGTGGTCAATCAAGGTGCTTGCTGATGGGCAACCACAAACGTTCCGCGCATCCTTTATCATCTTGGGAACCGGATATTATGACTATGACGAAcctcttgctgctgagaTTTCCGGGATCGAAAGATTCAAGGGGCCTGTCATTCATCCGCAATTCTGGCCCGAGGCTTTCGACTACAGTGACAAGAGAGTTGTCATCATTGGCAGCGGAGCCACGGCCATCACATTGGTGCCTGCAATGTCGGAGGAGGCTGATCATGTCACCATGCTTCAGAGAAGCCCGTCCTATGTATATTCTCTGCCTACTAGAGACTTGGTTGGGACAATCATTCGCAAGATTCTACCTCATCCTATCGCTCGACGCATCAATCGCCTACGCTGGGTTTTCCTGAGCAATTTTCTTTACTCCTTCTGCACTTGGTTTCCCAAGGTGGCCAAGTTCCTTCTTACCAAGGCAGCTCGAAAGCAACTCCCGTCAAGCGTATCGTGGCATCCTCATTTCAACCCGAGATATGACCCCTGGCAACAGCGACTCTGCTTCTGCCCAGATGGTGACTTCTACTCTTCGCTTCGGTCGGGAAAAGCAGATGTGGTTACTGGAATCATCAAAGATATCACTGCGAATGCGATCGAACTCCAATCAGGAGAGATACTACACCCTGATATTATTGTCACTGCCACCGGGCTCAACCTCAAATTCGGGGGTGGGGTGAAACTTTCGGTTGATCAGCAGGAAGTTGACCCCACTCAACGATTCATGTGGAAAGGATCTCTGCTACAGGATGTGCCAAACATGGTCTTTATACTGGGATACTTTAATGCTTCTTTCACGTTAGGTGCAGACGTGACGGCGGAGCTGTTGGTCAGACTACTTTGCACTATCCATAAGAAAGGGGCACGAGCTATTGTTCCACGGATTCAGGATCTAGAATCTACGAAGGAGCAGTCCGTAACCGGGTTGACATCGACGTATGTCACGGCTGGGGCAAGTCACCTCCCTAAAGGTGGCCAGGGAATGTGGGCGCCAAAGTCTAGTTACTTCCCAGATATGCTCAAGGCTAAGTGGGGAAGTATCACGAAGGACCTGGAGTTTCTGTATGATGAGTCAAATTAG